The following proteins are co-located in the Paludibaculum fermentans genome:
- a CDS encoding HD domain-containing protein: MSDQPNLTLTEISSSALWARLQSANDRGELPSAVRKLAANAAPLLEHVAQYMPLYTLHTERHVLNVIGWMDWLTTDCIDELSAIDCAVLLMAAYTHDLGMAVSHKQYQELMDDAESHTPEWIEFQKFLDGYAEHKRRIEQLRTEGRHYASEQVRAYLLTEFLRRTHADEHSTRLKTQLDAIVSASGDGSLFRHANASFRHELELLAISHNQDPGWLRHKLGTAPILFGQQVLNLPLLGTILRLADVLDFDSSRTPGILFQHLGLDGTQPLEQVADNDGIGISQQEWRKHLAITGIHYDSTRSELTYSAKECPDPVTEKTIHSFLGWIREEVSTAQGQSRLRLPKVIADIKPARKADGKPAYEFHDWQFHLSHTEIVDLLMNESLYGDPGLAIRELAQNALDALELRDLRLQYRRKTGRNSSSAALDGTPTQTPGSFLDNSGQVVPLQADLRWDFDADQGRWWLEFSDNGVGMSKETIGRYFTNLGKSYYKSAEFEREKEELRRQGLIATPISQFGIGILSAFMLADRIEVKTNAGGGEKTDLTVSGAGSLFWTSEGSRPAQGTDVKLWLKPELTLVHDRNRSLDLLRTEFEYSRRRPGQKRYPPQHYDPFHQLALHVVWPMYPIGIHPPKAQNRSVGSDFLDGTFHIRKLIPMNLQLLREKAHKWDIELPGSLPLKWMNFDWCDNATPEATGSRIRIIAPGIGQSRDWDRSETLCDLGAWLVQSLVEDISETRPLVRSMDVADTTVFSRILEVERGVGLSLWVDLRGEASPRLKADRTQALPPKSEGEWWSCCASVFARFFAFLEANPASAWLSLSFSGEVRERLARAASRAENCSASELERRVEISLVPSREILESRFRGFQLNLAFAVALARDRNLARDLARDLDGDFNRDSDLDAKLRRAISIAHALAREGDLNLDLDLEYSIDQDLLSMLQHHLLQEACYPSLRQSWPPVNLYRYDGSIADAQLTAPCLFRFAESPDDSGAVIPPTTPNEEARNLTTNGFDLCFPTSAIPLWPLRSRLREWGRDRSLRRRAAMVFLFEKVADKYREQPKLQQSFLPAKHIYAFLPDASLWYKPFTEWEESDWQNPANRSMLWRIDEGIVVSRPGLRPLNEMHSLPADEPTTKPWSRWQRSK; this comes from the coding sequence ATGAGCGATCAGCCAAATCTTACTCTCACAGAGATCTCGAGCTCGGCTCTGTGGGCGCGGCTCCAAAGTGCGAACGATCGTGGCGAGTTACCCTCGGCGGTCCGGAAGTTGGCCGCAAATGCGGCACCATTGCTGGAGCACGTCGCACAGTACATGCCGCTCTATACTCTGCACACTGAGCGGCACGTGCTGAACGTGATTGGCTGGATGGATTGGCTGACTACGGATTGCATCGACGAACTTTCCGCCATCGACTGCGCCGTGCTGCTCATGGCGGCCTATACTCACGACCTCGGAATGGCTGTGTCGCACAAGCAGTACCAGGAGCTGATGGACGATGCCGAATCGCATACGCCGGAATGGATCGAGTTCCAGAAATTCCTAGACGGCTACGCGGAGCACAAGCGGCGGATCGAGCAACTCCGTACGGAAGGCCGTCACTACGCCTCCGAACAGGTTCGCGCCTATTTACTCACGGAGTTCCTGCGCCGAACACATGCCGACGAACACTCGACGCGTCTGAAGACCCAATTGGATGCGATCGTATCCGCCTCCGGCGATGGGAGCCTGTTTCGCCACGCGAACGCCTCGTTCCGCCACGAACTCGAACTGCTCGCCATCAGCCACAATCAGGACCCGGGCTGGTTGCGCCACAAACTCGGGACAGCGCCGATCCTGTTCGGTCAGCAGGTGCTCAACCTCCCACTCCTGGGAACCATATTGCGCCTGGCCGATGTCCTGGACTTCGACTCCTCAAGGACCCCCGGCATCCTATTCCAGCATCTCGGATTGGACGGTACGCAGCCATTGGAACAGGTCGCCGACAACGACGGCATCGGTATCAGCCAGCAGGAATGGCGAAAACACCTCGCCATCACTGGAATTCACTACGACAGCACCAGAAGCGAGCTAACCTACTCGGCGAAGGAGTGTCCCGACCCCGTCACGGAAAAGACGATCCACAGCTTCCTCGGCTGGATTCGTGAGGAAGTCTCAACCGCGCAGGGCCAGTCGCGCTTGCGCCTCCCGAAAGTGATTGCCGACATCAAACCGGCAAGGAAGGCGGACGGCAAACCCGCTTACGAATTCCACGACTGGCAATTCCATCTGAGCCACACGGAAATAGTCGACCTGCTGATGAACGAGTCGCTCTATGGCGACCCCGGCTTGGCAATCCGTGAATTGGCGCAGAATGCCCTGGACGCCCTTGAGTTGCGCGACCTCCGCCTCCAGTACCGGCGCAAGACCGGCCGGAACTCGTCAAGTGCCGCCCTGGACGGGACGCCGACGCAGACTCCCGGATCATTCCTCGACAATTCCGGTCAGGTCGTGCCGCTTCAAGCAGATCTCCGCTGGGACTTCGACGCAGACCAAGGCCGTTGGTGGCTCGAGTTCTCCGACAACGGCGTGGGCATGAGCAAGGAGACCATCGGCCGCTACTTCACAAACTTAGGGAAGAGCTACTACAAGAGCGCAGAGTTTGAGCGCGAAAAGGAGGAGTTGCGCCGGCAGGGGCTGATCGCCACCCCCATCTCCCAGTTCGGAATCGGCATCCTCTCCGCTTTCATGCTGGCCGATCGCATTGAGGTGAAGACCAATGCAGGCGGCGGAGAGAAAACCGACTTGACTGTCTCCGGAGCGGGCAGTCTGTTCTGGACCAGCGAAGGCTCACGCCCTGCACAAGGAACTGATGTCAAGCTGTGGCTGAAACCGGAACTCACGCTGGTTCACGATCGGAACCGATCCCTGGACCTGCTAAGGACTGAGTTCGAATACTCACGGAGGCGGCCGGGTCAAAAGAGGTACCCGCCACAGCACTACGATCCCTTCCACCAACTGGCTTTGCATGTTGTCTGGCCGATGTATCCGATTGGAATCCACCCGCCAAAGGCTCAGAATCGCAGCGTCGGCAGCGACTTCTTGGACGGCACATTTCACATCCGCAAGTTAATCCCAATGAACTTGCAGCTTCTAAGGGAGAAGGCGCACAAGTGGGACATCGAGCTGCCGGGCTCGCTCCCACTGAAGTGGATGAACTTCGACTGGTGCGACAATGCGACGCCTGAGGCCACGGGAAGCCGTATTCGAATTATAGCGCCGGGCATCGGCCAGAGTAGAGACTGGGATCGCTCAGAGACACTCTGTGACCTTGGGGCTTGGCTCGTCCAGAGTCTGGTGGAAGATATCTCGGAAACAAGACCGCTCGTGCGATCGATGGACGTCGCCGACACCACTGTGTTCTCCAGAATACTGGAAGTAGAAAGGGGTGTCGGCCTCTCCCTGTGGGTGGATTTGCGAGGCGAAGCTTCACCGAGATTGAAGGCCGATCGGACACAGGCGCTGCCACCCAAAAGCGAGGGGGAATGGTGGTCCTGCTGCGCCTCGGTCTTTGCTCGGTTCTTTGCCTTCCTCGAAGCGAATCCTGCATCGGCATGGCTGAGCCTTTCTTTTTCAGGCGAGGTTCGTGAACGTTTGGCTCGGGCAGCCTCAAGAGCAGAAAACTGCTCGGCCAGTGAGCTCGAGCGCCGCGTCGAAATCTCCCTCGTGCCATCCAGAGAGATTCTGGAGTCGCGCTTCCGCGGGTTCCAGCTCAACCTCGCCTTCGCTGTCGCCCTGGCTCGTGACCGCAACCTCGCCCGTGATCTGGCCCGCGACCTCGACGGCGACTTCAACCGAGACTCAGACCTCGACGCCAAGCTCAGGCGCGCCATCTCAATTGCACATGCCCTCGCCCGCGAAGGTGATCTCAATCTCGACCTAGACCTCGAATACTCGATCGACCAAGACCTCCTGAGCATGTTGCAGCACCATCTCTTGCAGGAAGCCTGCTACCCGAGTCTGCGGCAATCATGGCCGCCAGTGAATCTCTATCGCTATGACGGCTCCATCGCCGATGCGCAGCTTACGGCGCCGTGCCTATTCCGCTTCGCCGAGTCGCCCGACGACTCGGGAGCGGTCATCCCACCCACAACACCCAACGAGGAGGCGAGAAATCTGACCACAAACGGATTCGACCTATGTTTTCCCACATCCGCTATCCCCCTTTGGCCCTTGCGGAGCAGGCTACGGGAATGGGGGAGGGACCGCAGCCTGCGAAGAAGAGCAGCAATGGTGTTCCTATTCGAGAAGGTGGCGGACAAATATCGAGAGCAGCCCAAGCTACAACAATCTTTTCTCCCAGCCAAACACATTTACGCATTCCTCCCCGACGCGAGCCTTTGGTACAAGCCATTCACCGAGTGGGAGGAAAGCGACTGGCAAAACCCAGCCAACCGCTCCATGTTGTGGCGCATCGACGAAGGAATCGTGGTCTCCAGACCGGGACTCCGGCCCCTCAACGAAATGCACTCGCTTCCCGCCGATGAGCCAACAACCAAGCCTTGGTCACGCTGGCAGAGGAGCAAGTGA
- a CDS encoding Ni/Fe hydrogenase subunit alpha: MPSTITINHVTRIEGHARIDIHLNDLGKVASTQFHVTQFRGFEKFTEGRPYYEMPAITARICGICPVSHLLASVKACDAIMAVQIPEPAALLRELLHCAQFVQSHALSFFHLSAPDLLLGFDSDPALRNIVGLIEKHPEAARDGIALRKFGQQAIERMAGERIHPSWTVPGGVNKPLSADARDHILTGLPIAKSIVRRTLKNFKAMLDDFPEESAAFGNMPTAYAGLSGLDGEFKIYDGALRFIDNAAKPLATIARPLDYAKYIGEATMPDSYLKAPYFKPLGYPEGIYRVGPLGRLNVAARMGTPEADAELDEYRERLGRIVQSSFFYHYARLIEALYGVERMEELLNEPLITDTHVRAEAGVNANQGVGIIEAPRGVLIHHYKVDDNGAITWANLIVATGHNNLALNHSIRQVAEQFVDGAQLKEGAVNRVSAVVRAYDPCLSCSTHAYGGPAVDLRLWSPNGELVDSWPKPE, from the coding sequence ATGCCGTCTACTATCACCATCAATCACGTCACGCGCATCGAAGGTCATGCCCGCATCGACATCCATCTGAACGACCTCGGCAAGGTCGCCTCCACTCAATTCCACGTCACCCAGTTCCGTGGCTTTGAGAAGTTCACCGAAGGCCGCCCCTACTACGAGATGCCAGCCATCACCGCGCGCATCTGCGGCATCTGCCCGGTCAGCCATCTTCTTGCGTCCGTCAAGGCCTGCGACGCGATCATGGCCGTCCAGATCCCTGAGCCCGCCGCCCTCCTGCGCGAACTCCTCCACTGCGCCCAGTTCGTCCAGAGCCACGCCCTCAGCTTCTTCCACCTCTCCGCGCCCGACCTGCTGCTCGGCTTCGACTCCGATCCCGCCCTGCGCAACATCGTCGGTCTCATCGAGAAACATCCCGAAGCGGCCCGCGACGGCATCGCCCTGCGCAAGTTCGGCCAGCAGGCCATCGAACGCATGGCCGGAGAGCGCATCCACCCCTCCTGGACCGTGCCCGGAGGCGTCAACAAACCCCTCTCCGCCGACGCCCGCGACCACATCCTCACCGGCCTGCCCATCGCCAAATCGATCGTGCGCCGCACCCTGAAGAACTTCAAGGCGATGCTCGACGACTTCCCCGAAGAGAGCGCCGCCTTCGGCAACATGCCCACCGCCTACGCCGGCCTCTCCGGCCTCGACGGCGAATTCAAGATCTACGACGGCGCCCTGCGCTTCATCGACAACGCAGCCAAGCCCCTGGCCACCATAGCCCGCCCACTGGACTATGCCAAGTACATCGGCGAAGCCACGATGCCCGATTCGTACCTGAAAGCCCCCTACTTCAAGCCCCTGGGCTACCCGGAAGGCATCTACCGCGTCGGCCCGCTAGGCCGCCTGAACGTAGCCGCCCGCATGGGCACCCCCGAAGCGGACGCCGAACTCGACGAGTATCGCGAACGCCTGGGCCGCATCGTCCAGAGCTCGTTCTTCTACCACTACGCCCGCCTGATCGAAGCGCTCTACGGCGTGGAGCGCATGGAAGAGCTCCTGAACGAACCCCTGATCACCGACACCCACGTCCGGGCCGAAGCCGGAGTCAACGCCAACCAGGGCGTAGGCATCATCGAAGCCCCGCGAGGCGTCCTCATCCACCACTACAAAGTGGACGACAACGGAGCCATCACCTGGGCCAACCTGATCGTAGCCACCGGCCACAACAACCTGGCCCTGAACCACAGCATCCGTCAGGTAGCCGAACAATTCGTAGACGGAGCCCAGCTAAAAGAAGGAGCCGTCAACCGCGTCTCCGCCGTAGTCCGAGCGTACGACCCGTGCCTGAGCTGCTCCACCCACGCGTATGGTGGCCCGGCAGTCGACCTGAGGCTGTGGAGCCCGAATGGGGAGCTGGTCGATTCCTGGCCAAAGCCGGAGTAG
- a CDS encoding NADH-quinone oxidoreductase subunit B family protein produces the protein MSKAKVATVWLDGCSGCHMSLLDIDEVLIEVLHKADIVYGPLVDAQEFPEGVDVTLTEGAVSSQHDYKLIQQIRKRTKFLIALGDCAVTGNVPSMRNTIPTKRLLERAYVEGADIHQRAPSDGVPALLRHAVPVQEIVKVDLHLPGCPPKPALIAFALTELLAGRKPDLTNASVASLVKFG, from the coding sequence ATGAGTAAGGCCAAGGTGGCCACAGTCTGGTTGGACGGCTGCAGCGGCTGTCACATGTCCCTCCTCGACATCGACGAGGTCCTCATCGAGGTGCTGCACAAGGCCGACATCGTCTACGGTCCGCTGGTCGATGCCCAGGAGTTCCCTGAAGGCGTCGACGTCACCCTCACCGAGGGCGCGGTCAGCAGCCAGCACGACTACAAGCTCATCCAGCAGATCCGCAAACGCACAAAATTCCTGATCGCGCTGGGCGATTGCGCCGTCACCGGCAACGTCCCCTCCATGCGCAATACGATTCCCACCAAACGCCTGCTCGAACGCGCTTATGTGGAAGGGGCCGACATCCATCAGCGTGCCCCTTCTGACGGCGTGCCGGCTCTGCTCCGGCACGCCGTCCCCGTCCAGGAGATCGTCAAGGTCGATCTCCATCTGCCGGGCTGCCCGCCCAAACCCGCGCTCATCGCCTTCGCCCTCACGGAACTGCTGGCCGGCCGCAAACCCGACCTCACCAACGCTTCCGTTGCGAGCCTGGTCAAGTTCGGCTGA
- the hoxU gene encoding bidirectional hydrogenase complex protein HoxU, whose amino-acid sequence MPQKISLRIDGELIHTAAGQSILDAAKAHNKFIPSLCHMKGLSSVGACRLCIVEVAGVGRLLPACTTPVQDGMSVTTQSDKLRRYRRIAVELLFAERNHVCAVCVSNGFCELQALATRLGVTNVRYPYTYPKVPIDLTHPRYTSDQNRCILCSRCVRVCAEVEGAHVWDISGRGVGSRLVCELNRKWGDSTNCTSCGKCVQSCPTGAIAEKGFAVEEMSKRTDPISRLATLRAAGADNKPGVIL is encoded by the coding sequence ATGCCTCAGAAGATATCTCTCCGCATCGATGGCGAGCTGATCCATACGGCCGCCGGTCAAAGCATCCTCGACGCCGCCAAGGCTCACAACAAATTCATCCCCTCCCTGTGCCACATGAAGGGGCTCAGCTCCGTCGGTGCCTGCCGCCTCTGCATCGTCGAAGTCGCCGGCGTCGGGCGCCTCCTGCCCGCCTGCACCACGCCCGTCCAGGACGGCATGTCCGTCACGACACAATCCGATAAGCTCCGCCGCTACCGCCGCATCGCCGTGGAACTGCTCTTCGCGGAACGCAACCACGTCTGCGCGGTCTGCGTCTCCAACGGCTTCTGCGAACTCCAGGCCCTGGCCACGCGCCTCGGCGTCACCAACGTCCGCTATCCTTACACCTACCCCAAGGTCCCCATCGACCTCACTCATCCGCGCTATACCTCAGATCAGAACCGCTGCATCCTCTGCTCGCGCTGCGTGCGCGTCTGCGCCGAAGTGGAGGGCGCCCACGTCTGGGACATCTCCGGCCGCGGAGTCGGCTCGCGCCTAGTCTGCGAACTCAATCGCAAATGGGGCGACTCCACCAACTGCACCAGTTGCGGGAAATGCGTCCAAAGCTGCCCCACCGGAGCCATCGCCGAGAAAGGCTTCGCCGTCGAGGAGATGAGCAAGCGGACCGATCCCATCAGCCGCCTGGCGACCTTGCGGGCCGCCGGCGCCGACAACAAGCCGGGGGTGATCTTATGA